Genomic DNA from Vagococcus luciliae:
AAAAGTTGGACCAGCAACTAATCCTTCTAAACAGTCACCATGATACGGACAAATCCCTTCAAATTCTAAATCATCAGGATGACGCTTAACATATGTGTGTCCCATCTCAGGATGTCCCGCTTCACCTAGTAAGTCACCATTAATAACTGCTCCACCACCAACACCTGTTCCAACAGTATAATAAACCAGTGAATCTATTTTTTCATTTGATAAAGTCGACATAATGTATTCACCATAAGCAGAACCATTAACGTCCGTTGTCCAAGACATTGGGACATTTAATTCTTCCCGTAAATAACCTAGAACATTAACATTTTTCCATCCTGGTTTTGGTGTTGTTGTAATATAACCAGATTTTGGTGAATGTTTTCTAATCTCAATTGGCCCAAAAGATGCCACACCTAGTGCGTCAATCTCAAATTGTTTAAAATAATCCACTGCTTTTTTTAATGTTTCTTCTGGTGTAGTAGTAGGAAAAGTAATTTGATCTTTCACACGGTAATCTTCATCCCCTACAGCACAGACAAATTTTGTTCCACCTGCTTCAATACTACCAATTAACACAATAAAACCTCCTTAGTTATAAGAAACTGCATCGTTTTCAAGACGATAAACTGTATAAGAGATTGTTTGTTTTTCACTAACTGAAAGACATACTTCAGGTTTTTCCTCAGTATAAAAACGCTCAGTGAACACAAGCTCTCCATCATTAATAAAAATTTCAATCGAACTTGTATCAATAAATACTCGTAATGACAGTTTATCACATGACTGAATTGTACCATATCTTAAGTCGTCTTTGTCATTACGTTTTAAAATAAATTCATTCGTTTTATTAGAATATGTTAATAAAACCAAATCATTTTCAGACATTTTTAATGAAATAATGAGTTCTTGTTCTTCTGACTTATCTAGTGGAGCATCTATTAATAATTCATTAGATAAGGCATCTTTTATTAAACATAATTCTTTCATTACAGTTGTTGTATCATGCTTTAATTCTTCTGCGCGCAAAGTTTCTAATTCTTTAACAGGTGTCATGTAAAGATGATTATTTTTTAATCTCAATTCACGTGGAATAGTTAAAGCTCCTGCCCAACCATCTTCTTGCTCAGGCATTGGACTTTCCCACATATCCATCCACGCGATCACAATTCTTCTACCATCTGGTGCTAATGTTGTTTGTGTCGCATAAAAATCATGCCCTTTATCCAATTCATGGAACTCACCACGTGTGAATGTTGCTGTTTTGTAGTCATAATCACCAATGAAATAACCTGTTTGGAATAGATTTAAATAATCTTTTCCTTGCGCATCGATTCCTTGTGGTGATAATAATAAAATATCTTTGCCATCAAGATTGAAAAAGTCTGGACATTCCCACATAAAACCTTCAGTTTTTAAGCCATTTGCTTTAGAAATAGGTCCTTCATATTCCCATTCTAATAAATCTTTAGATGAGTAGACAATTGCTCTACCTACCCCATCTTCACCTTGGCTGCCTAAAATCATATAATAAACGCCATCTTTTTCCCAAACTTTAGGATCTCTAAAATGATGTGTATTATCCCCAGGTTCTTTTGCAATAATAGGATTGTTTTCATATTTTGTAAAATGAATA
This window encodes:
- the scrK gene encoding fructokinase ScrK — protein: MLIGSIEAGGTKFVCAVGDEDYRVKDQITFPTTTPEETLKKAVDYFKQFEIDALGVASFGPIEIRKHSPKSGYITTTPKPGWKNVNVLGYLREELNVPMSWTTDVNGSAYGEYIMSTLSNEKIDSLVYYTVGTGVGGGAVINGDLLGEAGHPEMGHTYVKRHPDDLEFEGICPYHGDCLEGLVAGPTFEARLGKKGETVPLTDPVWDIMAYYLAQAVIQTTLIIRPDKIVFGGSVANETLLEKVRQQVDELLDDYVELPPLDKYITRPLIKNNGSATLGNFALGLNQLQE
- a CDS encoding glycoside hydrolase family 32 protein, whose amino-acid sequence is MTNKDTIELTNTRYRLGYHVSARSGWINDPNGFCFFDGYYHVFFQHHPHSAEWGPMHWGHARSKDLVHWEELPIALTPGDKEDEDGCFSGSAIEKDGVLYLFYTGHHYYDDGDKDHFWQNQNMAYSTDGIHFTKYENNPIIAKEPGDNTHHFRDPKVWEKDGVYYMILGSQGEDGVGRAIVYSSKDLLEWEYEGPISKANGLKTEGFMWECPDFFNLDGKDILLLSPQGIDAQGKDYLNLFQTGYFIGDYDYKTATFTRGEFHELDKGHDFYATQTTLAPDGRRIVIAWMDMWESPMPEQEDGWAGALTIPRELRLKNNHLYMTPVKELETLRAEELKHDTTTVMKELCLIKDALSNELLIDAPLDKSEEQELIISLKMSENDLVLLTYSNKTNEFILKRNDKDDLRYGTIQSCDKLSLRVFIDTSSIEIFINDGELVFTERFYTEEKPEVCLSVSEKQTISYTVYRLENDAVSYN